The sequence ACGGCGCTGGACGGCCGCGCGATCGACCGGCTCGAACACCTCGTCCGCGGGAGCGTCCTCGTCCTCGCCGACCAGCTCCCGTTCGTCACGCTGCTGCTGCGCGTGCGGGGCAACACGAAGGTGGAGCGGGCGGCGCTGACCCGGCGGCGCGAGTTCGACCGCCTGGTGACGGACCTGGTGAAGCAGGCGGCGGCGGAGGGTGACATCCGCCCGGACGTCGACCCGGCGGTGACCGCCCGGCTCGTGTTCGGCATGGTCAACTCGCTGATCGAGTGGTACCGCCCCCGGCGGGGCTCGTCGGCGGAAGAAGTCGCGGACGCGGTGTTCAAGGTGGCGTTCGAAGGCCTGCGCACCGCGTCGTCCTGAGCCCGGCGGCTCAGCCGCGGTCGTGGAGGGTGATCCGGTAGCCGTCGGGGTCGGCGAAGGTGAACGTCCGGCCGAAGGGGCCGTCGATCGGGGCGGAGACGATGGTCTGCCCGTCGGCGGCCAGCGCGTCGTGGATGGCCTGGACGTCCGTGGCGTGCAGCCAGATCGCGGCCCCGATGCCCGGCTGGGCGACCGAGTCGAGGTCGGTGCCCGGAATGACGTCGCGGAGCGCGAACGCGATCGGCTTCGTCTCGAAGACGACGGCGTGCGGCGGTCCGGCCGGCGAGCGGACGAGGCCGAGGTACTTCTCGTAGAACGCCTGCGACGCGTCGAGGTCGCGTGCCTGCAGCGAAATGAAGTCGGGGCCGGTGGCGGGCATGATGGTTCTCCTTCTTCGTGTCAGTCTTCTGACACGTCGAACTCTATGTCAGAATGCTGACATGAGTCAAGACGGGGTCGACCTGAAGACGTCGCTGGGCTACCTGCTGAAGGAGGCGTCGAGCACGCTGCGCGCGGCGATGGAGGAGGTGCTGCGGCCGCTCGGGATGAGCGTGACGCACTACTCCTGCCTCGAACTGCTGGCCCAGCGGCCGGGCTTGTCGAACTCCGAGCTCGCGCGGGGCGCGTTCGTCACCCGGCAGACGATGAACGTGCTGCTGCAGGCCCTGGAACGCGACGGCTACGTGAGCAGGCCGGCCGAGGCACCCGTCGGAAAGGTTCTCCCCGCCCGGCTCACGCCCCGCGGACGGCGGAGCCTGGAGAAGGCGACCGCGGCGGTCCGGTCCGTCGAGGTCAGGATGCTGGCCGGGATGACCGAAGCCGAGCAGGCGGCCGCGTTCCGGAGCCTGCAGAGCATGATCCGCTCCCTGCGCGACGGCGACGCGTAGCCGTCACTCCCCCGTGGTCTGCGGGGGACGGCGCGCCTGCCAGAGCAGCGCCTCGCGCAACTGCTCGATCAGCCGTTCGTCGTCCGCTTCGGACGGGTCGACGCCGAGCGGGATCCACTGCTCGGAGACTTTCTCGCCCTCGTCGTAGCCGGTGATGACGATGCCGGAATAGGACAGCGAGTCCTCGTCGGCGCAGTCGCCGTCCGGTGGCGGCTCTTCGACCTCGAAGCCTTCGTCGAAGCTGACGTGACGATGCTGCAGGCGAACGCTCACCCAGCGTCCGGCCTGCCGGATCGGCGCGTCTTCTTCGGTCATCTGCTCCTGCCCCGGTCGCGGGTCTCTGCCGTCTCGTCGCATCCGGGCGCCGGGGAGTTACCAGCGGGTTGTTCCGGTTGCGTAACGACAAAGGTTGGCCTGAAACACCCCCGGCCCGCCACCGGAGCCACCGCTCTTGACACCAGGTCAACTACTTGTTGACAGCGTGCCGATCCCCCGCGAGGCTGAGCGGATGACCAGTGGGACCCGGCCGCGGCGCCGCCGCCTCGAACCGGCCGAACGGCGGGCGGAGATCCTCGCCGCCGCGCGGCACCTGTTCGGGGCGGGCAGCTACGCGTCGGTGTCCACTTCGGACATCGCCGAGGCGGCCGGGGTGGCGCGCCCGCTGATCAACCACTACTTCGGCGGGAAGCGCGAGCTCTACCTGGAAGTCGTGCGGCAGCTGATGATCGTGCCCGCGCCGGTCACCGAAGCGTTGCCGGACACCACGATGGAGCAGCGGCTGGCGATCGGCGTCGAACGCTGGATCGAGGTCGTGGACCGCAACCGCGACGCGTGGCTGACCGTCATCGGGCCCGAGTCGGCCG is a genomic window of Amycolatopsis lexingtonensis containing:
- a CDS encoding TetR/AcrR family transcriptional regulator, yielding MTAPRRGRPGYDLESLLRVAVKLFNERGYDGTSMEDLSRKLGITKSAIYHHVPSKEELLRLSVDRALDGLFAVAAEATALDGRAIDRLEHLVRGSVLVLADQLPFVTLLLRVRGNTKVERAALTRRREFDRLVTDLVKQAAAEGDIRPDVDPAVTARLVFGMVNSLIEWYRPRRGSSAEEVADAVFKVAFEGLRTASS
- a CDS encoding VOC family protein; this encodes MPATGPDFISLQARDLDASQAFYEKYLGLVRSPAGPPHAVVFETKPIAFALRDVIPGTDLDSVAQPGIGAAIWLHATDVQAIHDALAADGQTIVSAPIDGPFGRTFTFADPDGYRITLHDRG
- a CDS encoding MarR family winged helix-turn-helix transcriptional regulator, which gives rise to MSQDGVDLKTSLGYLLKEASSTLRAAMEEVLRPLGMSVTHYSCLELLAQRPGLSNSELARGAFVTRQTMNVLLQALERDGYVSRPAEAPVGKVLPARLTPRGRRSLEKATAAVRSVEVRMLAGMTEAEQAAAFRSLQSMIRSLRDGDA
- a CDS encoding TetR/AcrR family transcriptional regulator; the protein is MTSGTRPRRRRLEPAERRAEILAAARHLFGAGSYASVSTSDIAEAAGVARPLINHYFGGKRELYLEVVRQLMIVPAPVTEALPDTTMEQRLAIGVERWIEVVDRNRDAWLTVIGPESAGRDPEIERIMLEADEIAADRVLEAALMSGVTEGREELRAMIRSFGGMLRAASREWLIRGTLDRAALRTFLTDSILNLLKVTYPAVLAERRGTDGRTPPASSRSSA